The Silene latifolia isolate original U9 population chromosome X, ASM4854445v1, whole genome shotgun sequence genome contains the following window.
ATTTGCTTTATTTGTAGCACAACCATGATAATTTACATGTTTAATTATTCTAAAACTTGTACTATTGTCTTATAAAGTGTTTCCTCTAGAAGACAAAGATCAAAATTCACTCGTTTTGGAAAATATTGCCAAACATTCGGTCCAGTAACCGAGTTAGTACCAACAAAAAGTAGAAGCCAAATCTACTTTTTTTCCTTATGTATCAACAACATTCAACGAATGTCTTCGTCTTTGTCCCCCAAATAAAGTCATAATATTAAGGTGGCATAATTCGACCAATCCGTTTCGCCCAAATATCACCCGATATGAAAATTCGGTGAATGGAGCCAATATGAGCTCAAACAAGTTTTACTTTTGctttggatgagagggagtaaGTAGTAATTTCAACAACGGATCTGGACTGCACTCGAACGGAGGAGATAGAGTCCACAATATAAAACCAATTAGCGATAGAGGGGGTAGTCTCTTGTCTTATAAAACGGTAATACCTCTCCtattttatcaatgtgggacaaccctcacatgtgggACTTTGGTTTATTCACATATAATAaaattttcgagttttgttttaaaaattatgatttttattataaaaattttgAGCTTTTTTCTTAGACATTAAGCTAAAAAAATACAACATTGCTTAAAAATTATACATAAAAGATATAAGTTCAATTTCAATTAATTTTGAATTCTGAgatcaaaaaattaaaatatagttCATTCATTTAACTCAACACTACACATTTCTATTTTATACATTATTCACAAGTGAGCAtccaatttcaattttctctcaatacataagtgaaaatatattcatgtgggatcttatttgattcgtctttaagagtacattaaaaacaTCTCTCTTTTATAATTtctgcaaatacgtagctaaagatatttaccgcgtaaaacacatgttgacaaacgtgaaaacgCAAATTTGTAGtctggagttgaatggagggattaacttataaactttaaaggCTGATAAAAATTACATGCAAGCTCAATTACTAAAAGAGGTTTGATGTACTACATTAGATGCGTGCGTGTCATTTTTTCGTATAATTTGTATGTGAAACCGTCATTGATGTCATCATCTtattattttgatataaaaatttgtaAACCTCTCTATATATATTACTCCATATATACTTCTATATATTATTAGATATATACACACCCATAACCCATTTTTctaatcaatcaacaatcaattcCACACTTGAAAAATGACTTCCAATTCAAACCTTATTTTTTTACTCTTCTACATTTACGTAACCTATTGCACTTGCCAtgcaatttcagggactaacaaCATGGAGCGAAGCGCCCTTCTTGAGTTCAAACATGGCATTAAGATCGACCATTGTAGTTTGCTCGCTTCATGGGGTGGCACCCTTGATCACTGTCAATGGCACGGTATTCAATGCGACAACCACACCGGTCACGTTATCATGCTCCATCTTGCCAAAGTTCCAACAGTCGATTATAGTGACGATTTTTGTCTAGAGGGTCGTGTCAGTGCTTCTCTAGCTGAGTTGAAGCATTTACAATTTTTAGACCTTAGTTATAATAATTTCCAAGGACAGTCCATACCCAAGTTTATTGGGTCATTTCCAAATTTAAGGCACCTTAAACTTTCAAATTCTCGATTTAGCGGAGTTATACCTCATGAGATTGGAAATCTTTCGAGATTATCGTCTCTTGATCTTAACTGTCTAAATGACACTACCTGTTCAATGCGTGTCGAAAGCTTGTCGTGGCTTTCGAGTCTCAATTTCTTAAGGGATGTGAATTTAGGTGGTGTCAATTTCAGCCATGTCTCGAATTGGGTATCGAGTATCAACAATCTCCCATCTTTAGAGATCCTTAGAATGGATTCTTGTAGCCTTTCAATGCAACTTTCGTCACCACTTTCTTACATAAATGCCTCAAAAACTCTCCATATTATTAGCCTTTCAGGAAATAATTTTCAAGGTACTGAGATATTCGAGTGGTTGTACAATTTGACCCAAATCGCGACCAGTCTTGTATACCTTGACCTCTCTGCTAGTCAGATATCAGGTAGCATTCCTTCTTTTATCTGGAAAATGAGCTCGGTTTCATACCTCGACTTGAGTGAGAACGGTTTCAGTGGCCAAATCCCGAGTGACATAGGTAGTATGCATAATCTTTCATACCTCAATTTGGATTTTAACCATTTGAGTGGTCCGATTCCAAGTGAAATCTGGACAATTGGTAGACTATCACATGTTTCGCTTTCTTTAAATCGACTGGGAGGATATATAACTGCCACAATTTCGAACCTGAAACACCTTTCTTTCTTAGACCTTACCGGTAACAGTGTCGAAATCAGCTTACCTGCTTTCAAAGCACTTGGTAAGCTATGTAGCTTGCAAACCCTAAGGTTAGACAACAACAATCTCACATACGACTTCTCAAAAGTCGTCGAGTCCTTCTCCCCTTGCGCGAGCAAGTCACTAGTTTCTCTAACATTATCAAATACCAAAGTATGGGGTTCCATTCCCGACAGCATCAAAACTTTTTCTTCGTTGGTGACGTTAAATGTTGCAAACAATCAGCTGAACGGAACCATTAACGAAGGAATCGGACAACTTTCTAAACTCAATCAATTATATCTTTTTTCCAACTATTTGAATGGGATTGTTTCCCACAACCACTTCTCCAATCTTTCAAGCCTAATTGTTTTAGACTTTTCGGACAATCCTGATTTAGTGCTCAACCTTAGCGTCAATTGGACTCCTCCATTTCAACTTCTTGGGCTAGGATTATCATATACTAAAGTTGGCCCTCACTTTCCAAAATGGCTGCAAACTCAACAAAACATCAACGATCTTGAATTATCCATGTCCGGAATTCATGACACGGTTCCTAGATCCTTTTGGAGCTCATTGCCATCGACTTTAGAGTACTTGAACATGTCCTATAATATGATCTATGGGGAGTTTCCGGATCTATCCGTCTCCTTTCAATCACTCATCGAGATAGACTTAAGTTCAAACAACTTAAGTGGTGCAATACCATCTTTTCTAGGGAACAGTTttacacaactaaacctaaaaaACAACCAGCTTTCGAAAGGCTTATTTCGCTTCCTATGTCCAACAACCGAAATGGGTTTAATATACCTTGACCTCTCAAACAACTTGTTTTCTGAGACAATTCCGGACTGTTGGGGTTATTTTTCTAACCTCAAAATATTGAACCTAGAAAACAATAGGATCACTGGAAATTTGCCATCTTCCATTGCCTCATTGAGCACCTTACAAGCGCTTCATTTGCGCAACAACAATCTCCATGGTGAGCTACCTAAGTCGTGGATGAATTCAACGTCTTTGGCTGTACTCGACCTTGGGTACAATTCACTAAGTGGGCACATACCCGCTAGCTTTGTGCACGGTTTGAAAAATCTCAACATTTTAACCCTGAGAAACAATCAACTTTCGGAGGGTATACCTTCAAGTCTCTGTCAACTTTCATGCCTACAAATCCTTGACATTTCAGGTAATCAAATCTCAGGACCCCTTCCAAATTGCTTGTATAACCTGAAGGCGATGGCTAACACGTCAAACTTTACACAAGCATGTGCGTATATCTATGTTCGACCAAATTGGTTGTCAGGCGATATTGCATGGTTCATGTGGAAAAGGAAAGAGCATAGCTTTGCCGATTCTAGAGGACTGCTTAAAGGCATTGATATTTCAAACAACAATCTGCAAGGTCGAATTCCTGACGATATTTCTAGCCTTGTTGGTTTGGTATTTCTAAATCTTTCACAAAACAATTTGAATAGTGTCATTCCATCAACTATAGGCCAGCTCACATCTCTAGAGTTTCTCGATTTATCACATAACCATCTTTCTGGCGAAATTCCCACAAGTTTAGCTTCGATCAACTATCTAGAGATATTAGATTTGTCGATGAATAACTTGTCTGGGAGGATTCCTCCAGGAACTCAGTTACAAGGGTTTGATGCTTCAGCATATATGGGTAACCCTGGACTTTGTGGCGCAC
Protein-coding sequences here:
- the LOC141620791 gene encoding receptor-like protein EIX2; the protein is MERSALLEFKHGIKIDHCSLLASWGGTLDHCQWHGIQCDNHTGHVIMLHLAKVPTVDYSDDFCLEGRVSASLAELKHLQFLDLSYNNFQGQSIPKFIGSFPNLRHLKLSNSRFSGVIPHEIGNLSRLSSLDLNCLNDTTCSMRVESLSWLSSLNFLRDVNLGGVNFSHVSNWVSSINNLPSLEILRMDSCSLSMQLSSPLSYINASKTLHIISLSGNNFQGTEIFEWLYNLTQIATSLVYLDLSASQISGSIPSFIWKMSSVSYLDLSENGFSGQIPSDIGSMHNLSYLNLDFNHLSGPIPSEIWTIGRLSHVSLSLNRLGGYITATISNLKHLSFLDLTGNSVEISLPAFKALGKLCSLQTLRLDNNNLTYDFSKVVESFSPCASKSLVSLTLSNTKVWGSIPDSIKTFSSLVTLNVANNQLNGTINEGIGQLSKLNQLYLFSNYLNGIVSHNHFSNLSSLIVLDFSDNPDLVLNLSVNWTPPFQLLGLGLSYTKVGPHFPKWLQTQQNINDLELSMSGIHDTVPRSFWSSLPSTLEYLNMSYNMIYGEFPDLSVSFQSLIEIDLSSNNLSGAIPSFLGNSFTQLNLKNNQLSKGLFRFLCPTTEMGLIYLDLSNNLFSETIPDCWGYFSNLKILNLENNRITGNLPSSIASLSTLQALHLRNNNLHGELPKSWMNSTSLAVLDLGYNSLSGHIPASFVHGLKNLNILTLRNNQLSEGIPSSLCQLSCLQILDISGNQISGPLPNCLYNLKAMANTSNFTQACAYIYVRPNWLSGDIAWFMWKRKEHSFADSRGLLKGIDISNNNLQGRIPDDISSLVGLVFLNLSQNNLNSVIPSTIGQLTSLEFLDLSHNHLSGEIPTSLASINYLEILDLSMNNLSGRIPPGTQLQGFDASAYMGNPGLCGAPLLNCFGDEPNPAPQNGDNIVTHKVNDFILGLVISVVLGFITGFWGVCGTLVLKRSWRIALFRFYDNVRDKVYVTVVLNTRRVISIFREV